Proteins from one Candidatus Eisenbacteria bacterium genomic window:
- a CDS encoding tetratricopeptide repeat protein, with translation MTDLSTSAWGWRPGPTLLFMALLGLLLSVGLVVALSPRERPIGLPDDPDTRAARELVHENLPIPPRGLVLETAIAGESPVAELDSLKQQRLAAAHGRLRRAARLHPRDVRVSLALAHLELAAGRYQRAAREYRAIVARSPHYGEARLGLGVALALQAGAPMDELHARQQLMQALGQFANVTPDDPAYAAASFDRVRLLAQVGREREAREVLARALAVAPTPRWTARYRALGDEF, from the coding sequence ATGACCGACCTCTCCACTTCCGCCTGGGGCTGGCGTCCCGGGCCGACGCTCCTCTTCATGGCGCTGCTCGGCCTGCTGCTGTCGGTGGGTCTGGTGGTCGCGCTGAGCCCGCGAGAACGCCCGATCGGCCTGCCCGACGATCCCGATACCCGCGCGGCGCGCGAGCTGGTGCACGAGAATCTCCCGATTCCGCCGCGCGGGCTGGTGCTCGAGACCGCGATCGCGGGGGAGTCTCCGGTTGCGGAGCTGGATTCGCTGAAGCAGCAGCGCCTGGCCGCCGCACATGGACGCCTGCGCCGCGCCGCGCGCCTGCACCCGCGCGACGTCCGCGTGTCGCTGGCGCTCGCCCACCTCGAGCTCGCCGCCGGACGCTACCAGCGCGCGGCGCGCGAGTATCGGGCGATCGTCGCGCGCAGCCCGCATTACGGCGAAGCACGACTCGGGCTCGGCGTGGCACTGGCACTTCAAGCCGGCGCTCCGATGGACGAATTGCACGCGCGCCAGCAGCTGATGCAGGCGCTCGGTCAGTTCGCGAACGTGACGCCCGATGATCCGGCCTACGCGGCGGCGAGCTTCGATCGGGTGCGGCTGTTGGCGCAGGTCGGGCGCGAGCGCGAAGCACGCGAGGTGCTCGCACGGGCCCTTGCAGTCGCTCCGACGCCGCGCTGGACCGCGCGCTACCGGGCACTCGGAGACGAATTCTAG